Part of the Desulfomonilaceae bacterium genome, CCAAAAACTACCTGATGGTCGTGGGCCTGATCTCGGAAGATGGCAGCATGGATGGGTATGACTTGCAAGACTATGTCCAGTCCAACATCGAGAAGGTGCTGGCGCGTGTACCAGGTGTGGGCGAGGTTACAAGCTTCGGCGCCCAGTATGCCATGCGGGTGTGGCTGAATCCCGACAAGCTTACCGATTACCAAATGACGGTCGAAGATGTTATCACGGCGCTTCGAGCCTACAATGTGGAGGTCTCCGCCGGCCAGTTCGGAGGAGCGCCGGCGGTGGAAGGCCAGCGCTTGAACGCCTCGATTATCGTCCAAAACCTCCTCAAGACCCCTGATGAGTTTGCCGCCATCCCCATCCGCATGAATCCGGACGGGTCCGTCGTGCGAATCAAGAACGTGGCACGGACGGAACTTGGCACTGAGTTCTACAATCAGTCGTCATTTTTCAATGGCAAACCTGCCGCTGCCCAGGCTATCCGGCAGGCCGCCGGCGCCAATGCGCTGGATACGGCTAATGCCGTCAAAGCGAAACTGAAAGAGATGAGCCGGTACTTTCCTCCCGGCATGAAGGTCATTTACCCTTACGACACAACCCCTTTTGTCACCGCGGCCATCGAGGAGGTAGTGAAGACCCTTTTTGAGGCCATCTTGCTGGTCTTCCTGGTCATGTATCTCTTCCTGGGGAACATCAGGGCTACGCTGATACCGACCATTGCGGTACCGGTGGTGATCCTGGGGACCTTTGCGCTTCTGGGGCTATTCGGGTTTTCCATCAACATGCTGACCATGTTTGCCATGGTGCTGGCCATCGGTCTCTTGGTGGACGACGCCATAGTGGTGGTGGAGAACGTGGAACGAATCATGACCGAGGAAGGTTTGCCGCCTAAAGAAGCCGCCCGAAAGTCTATGGGAGAGATCACCAGCGCGTTGATCGGAATCGGGTTGGTGCTCTCGGCGGTGTTCGGCCCTATGGCGTTCTTTGCAGGCTCCACCGGTGTCATCTACCGCCAGTTTTCCGTGACCATCATCGCCGCTATGCTTTTGTCGGTTGTTGTGGCCCTGATCCTAACGCCGGTTCTCTGCGCATCGCTTCTCAAAACAGTGGGAAAAGGCCATGAGGCGTCTGAGACCGGATTTTTCCTTTTTCGGCCATTCCTCCGGTGGTTCGACCACATGTTCTTCTGGGCCAGAGACAGGTACATGACGATGGTCGGTCGTGTTCTTTCAAAGCAACTCCGTTACCTGTTTATATTCCTAGTGATTGTGGTTGCATTGGGATTTCTGTTTCAGCGCATGCCCACCGCCTACCTTCCTGATGAGGACCAGGGCATACTGTTTGTTCAAGCGATGCTTCCGGCAAATTCGACCCTGGAACAGACCGAGGAGGTCCTGAAGAAGGTAAACAACCATTTTCTGGTGGATGAAAAAGACGCAGTGGAATCCTGTATGACGATTGCCGGTTTCAGCTTTTCCGGCAGTGGACAGAACATGGGCTTGGCATTTGTGAAACTCAAGGACTGGGAGCTTCGCGACCGGCCGGATATGAAGGCCGATGCCCTGGCCGGAAGGGCCATGGAGGCGTTTTCAAAGATCCGCAATGCCATGGTGTTCGCCTTTCCGCCGCCGGCTGTCGTCGAACTGGGTCAGGCCAAAGGTTTTGATTTTCAGTTGCAGGATCGCGGCGGTCTAGGCCACGCCGATCTGATGGCGGTCCGCAACCAGCTCCTGGGGATGGCCATGCAGGACCCAAGATTGACCAGGGTTCGGCCTAACGGCATGGAAGATGTGCCCGAATATCGGATCGACGTGGATTTGGCAAAAGCAGGCGCTCTGGGGACTCCCATCACCTCCATCCATACTACCATCTCAGCGGCCTTCGGTAGCGCCTATGTGAATGACTTTATCCAGGCCGGACGGGTCAAGCGGGTATATGCTCAGGCGGACGCACCCTACCGGATGTTGCCCAAAGACCTGGAAAAACTCTATGTGCGCAATACCGCAAGTAAGATGGTCCCCTTTTCTTCTTTTGCGTCAGGACACTGGACTTCCGGTTCTCCCAAGCTGGAGCGCTACAACTCCTTTCCGTCCATAAATATCTGGGGTGAGGCGGCCCCGGGGAGGAGTTCCGGTGAGGCGATGCAGGCGATGGAAGAGATTGTGTCGAAATTGCCCCAGGGCATCGGTTTTGACTGGAACGGGCTCTCTTACCAGGAGCGCATGGCGAGCTCGCAAACGGCCATGCTCTATGCATTTTCCATGCTCGTTATCTTCCTTTTTCTGGCGGCTCTTTACGAGAGCTGGACCGTTCCCTTTTCGATCATGCTGGCGTTGCCTCTCGGGGCTATCGGCGGCGTGTTGGCCTCATCGTTTCGGGGATTGCCCAATGATGTCTATTTCCAGATAGGACTTCTCACTACCTTGGGGTTGACTACTAAGAACGCCATCCTGATCGTCCAATTCGCCAAGGATAAACTGGAAGAGGGGATTGGAGTGATCGAGGCCACACTGGAAGGGGCAAAATTGCGGCTTCGTCCGATTGTTATGACATCGCTGGCCTTCGGCTTCGGGGTCCTACCACTGGCGTTAGCCACGGGAGCAGGAGCGGGAGCGCAAAAGGCCATCGGCACCAGCGTCCTGGGCGGGATGGTTACAGGAACATTCCTGGCGATTTTCTTCATTCCACTCTTTTATATTGTGGTTCATCGGATATTTGAAAGAAAAAACCGCGGGCAGCCTGAAACGACCGAGCAGTCTGACGTGCATCCTAAAAATGGCCTCTGATATTTACGCAACAAGGCTTGTCCCAGGTAATCCCTCGGCGCAGCATATTTTCGTCCAAGACTTTTCAGTGTCGGCAGCGCCAAGGCTGCTAAAAGTCGGGAAGGTTCCTTCGACAGGACAAAGGACTCAAAAGAAACTCACGATAGATGTTGACGAGATTGACAAGTAGAGCGGGAAACAATTTCGCCAGGCGAGAAATCAAGCAGACGCCCGTTAATTCAGCAACTAACCTGGCGAACGAGGACAGGAACGGTCGGGTACGACCCTCTGGAGGCTGTCTCCTAATCAGAATTCAAAGGAGGCGCCTTATTACCCGCTCCTTACCAGGCTGAACACCTGAACCGGCTCGCTCACATTCTTGAAATTCATCAACCCCCTGTCGAATAGCGTCACATCTTCATCTTCCGCCACCCTGCGGGCCGTCTCCGGACCGACGAGAATATCCCCATGCTTTGCAGCGGAGGCGATTCGCGCAGCAACATTTGTGACTGGCCCCGTCGCAGTAAAGGTCATTCTGGTTCCTGAAACCCCTGTGAATCGACTCATCCCTACAGCGGCCGTGCCGGAATTGATGCCCATGTTAATTTCAACCGGTAAGAATCGATTCTTCAATTCCTCGTTAATCTCCATTGTCTTATTTCGAATCTCCAGAGCCGCCTTTACGGCAGCTAACGCAGTTTTCTTCGGCTCACCCTGAAATATGACCATGAGTCCGTCACCTGCCGTTTCGTTTATGTCTCCCCCATGATCGTAGATGAGGTCCAGGAAACTGGAAAAATACTTTTCGATGATGAAAGTGACTTTGTCCCGGCTCTGAGTCTCACTGATGCAAGTATAACCCGCAACATCCAAAAACAGCACGGTAGCGTCTATGTCCTTCTTTTCAAGGTCAGGGGCAGCAGGGTCTTTTTCCACGATCTTCTGAACTGTTGATGGGACAAACGGCCTTAGATGATCCAGAATCCTATCTACGGTAAGCTTTTCCTGGGACATTCTCCAGTGGTTTCGAGCATTCTTGATTACATTGCTGGCGAGTTGAACGAGATCCTGCAATAGTACAAAGTGCTTTTCGCCCATGGAGTGACCGGGCTGCGCTATAGCGTCAAGAACAGCGAGTGGTCTGCCTTCATCATAGATTGGAAACACTATTTCCGAAAAACCATCGGCATACGGGCCGGCCGCCATTACATGGCCGCCATGATTATCAGGAAGAAAACAAACGGCAGAGGCGGTTTGACCGACGGCGCGGTTTACCGTTTCTCTCCCACGTTTACATAGCTGGCAATTGATCCGTTGCTTTGCCACTGCGCAATGAAGTGGGCGGGTATAATTATGGGCTTCAGGGTCTGTTACAAGAAGACAAACCTCCTGCAATTGAGGTAAGGTCGCTCTTGCTTCGTCCCGGATCATCTCCAGCACTTCGCTAATGTTCATTGACGACGTTAGCTTTTGGGCCACTCGAAAGACGTTTTCGAAGCGTTCCCTAAAAAGTTTTCCTTCTGCTAGAGACAGTTCCTGCTCTTCATGATCCATATTTGAAGCATCAGTGGGTCTTGGCGCCATGATTTCTACTTCGAACATGTCTTTTGTAGATGCGCATATGGGGCAAATCCACGTGTCAGGTAAATCCTCGAACGCCGTTCCCGTGCCTATGCCATTTTCCGGATCACCTTGGGCGGGATCATAAATCCAACCACAAGTATTACATTTCCACTTAGCCATATCTGTATTTCCTTGAATCTCTCATAGAGCGTCATCCTCAATGGGCTGCCGCTACGTGTTCCTCAAGCTCTCGGGTTCATGTTCCGCCGCTTTCCTTGAAAAAGAGATTTTTCTAAAGCTTTTAAGCATAACTCTCTTAACGCCTCATGGTCAAACATAATATCCCCAGAAAATTGCCCAAATCATCATCGAGATCAACTAGTTTAGAACATAATATTAATGATTTAGTGTTTTGTGCAAATAGAAATCGGGAAAGTTCTTAACTTCAAAATATTGACTAAAATATCCACAATCTATAGTAATCTACATTGAGCAGTTCGTCTGGGACTCCATGCTGTGACCGATCAGGGTCAGAGAAACTATCCCGCGGTTCTCCAACCGAGCCAAGACGCTCAAGATCGCAAGGCATTTGCGTGATTGCGGTCCGATATACCCCAGCCGTGCTTCCTAGGTCTGGAAACAAGCCCAAGTTTCCAGAGAATTAACCGACGCAGAGTCAGCCGGATCAAGTAGGGAGGCTTCTGAGAAACCTCCGATCCTCATGAGACTCTGCAACATGGAAACATAATTCGATGCTATTCCAGTGGATTAGCGCTCCAAATAGACCGAAGGGGAAACATCATGAAAAGATCACTGAATAGCGTGAGCCTTTTGGTGTGCGCTTTCATCATAATAGCGGGAACGCTCGCGCAAGCTGCAAGCTTCGAACTATTGGCCAACAGCGCCATGCATGAAGACCGGCCCACCGCGGAGACCAGCAAGCTCTTGAACGATGAATTACTGTTTCAGCGTGCGACGCAGGCCTATCTCTGGGCGATGCCGCTTATCAACACCATGGGCATGAAAACCGGGTCCGAGAAAGTATTCGGCGCCGGCTACAACGTGTTGCCCATCTGGAAGGACCGCCTGAATGCCCGGACCCTGGTAACCACCCCCAATTCCGACGTTCTTTATGCAATGAGTTATGTCGACCTCGGCACGGACGGGCCCTTAGTGCTGGATGCGCCGCCAATGCTCCAGAGCATTCTGCTCGATTTCTGGCAACGTCCTATCCCAGGGCCTACGATCCGGGGACGGAACTTCCTCGGCGATATCGGCTTCTTCGGT contains:
- a CDS encoding rubredoxin; this translates as MAKWKCNTCGWIYDPAQGDPENGIGTGTAFEDLPDTWICPICASTKDMFEVEIMAPRPTDASNMDHEEQELSLAEGKLFRERFENVFRVAQKLTSSMNISEVLEMIRDEARATLPQLQEVCLLVTDPEAHNYTRPLHCAVAKQRINCQLCKRGRETVNRAVGQTASAVCFLPDNHGGHVMAAGPYADGFSEIVFPIYDEGRPLAVLDAIAQPGHSMGEKHFVLLQDLVQLASNVIKNARNHWRMSQEKLTVDRILDHLRPFVPSTVQKIVEKDPAAPDLEKKDIDATVLFLDVAGYTCISETQSRDKVTFIIEKYFSSFLDLIYDHGGDINETAGDGLMVIFQGEPKKTALAAVKAALEIRNKTMEINEELKNRFLPVEINMGINSGTAAVGMSRFTGVSGTRMTFTATGPVTNVAARIASAAKHGDILVGPETARRVAEDEDVTLFDRGLMNFKNVSEPVQVFSLVRSG
- a CDS encoding efflux RND transporter permease subunit, whose translation is MLSRFFLDRPVFAWVIAIIMMVAGGLSIYNLPISQYPPIAPPSIAIDSVYPGASAETVENTVTQIIEQKMTGFDKMLYMSATSDSTGASRIELTFAPGTDPDLAWAQVQNKLQLATASLPDVVQRQGVKVSKSTKNYLMVVGLISEDGSMDGYDLQDYVQSNIEKVLARVPGVGEVTSFGAQYAMRVWLNPDKLTDYQMTVEDVITALRAYNVEVSAGQFGGAPAVEGQRLNASIIVQNLLKTPDEFAAIPIRMNPDGSVVRIKNVARTELGTEFYNQSSFFNGKPAAAQAIRQAAGANALDTANAVKAKLKEMSRYFPPGMKVIYPYDTTPFVTAAIEEVVKTLFEAILLVFLVMYLFLGNIRATLIPTIAVPVVILGTFALLGLFGFSINMLTMFAMVLAIGLLVDDAIVVVENVERIMTEEGLPPKEAARKSMGEITSALIGIGLVLSAVFGPMAFFAGSTGVIYRQFSVTIIAAMLLSVVVALILTPVLCASLLKTVGKGHEASETGFFLFRPFLRWFDHMFFWARDRYMTMVGRVLSKQLRYLFIFLVIVVALGFLFQRMPTAYLPDEDQGILFVQAMLPANSTLEQTEEVLKKVNNHFLVDEKDAVESCMTIAGFSFSGSGQNMGLAFVKLKDWELRDRPDMKADALAGRAMEAFSKIRNAMVFAFPPPAVVELGQAKGFDFQLQDRGGLGHADLMAVRNQLLGMAMQDPRLTRVRPNGMEDVPEYRIDVDLAKAGALGTPITSIHTTISAAFGSAYVNDFIQAGRVKRVYAQADAPYRMLPKDLEKLYVRNTASKMVPFSSFASGHWTSGSPKLERYNSFPSINIWGEAAPGRSSGEAMQAMEEIVSKLPQGIGFDWNGLSYQERMASSQTAMLYAFSMLVIFLFLAALYESWTVPFSIMLALPLGAIGGVLASSFRGLPNDVYFQIGLLTTLGLTTKNAILIVQFAKDKLEEGIGVIEATLEGAKLRLRPIVMTSLAFGFGVLPLALATGAGAGAQKAIGTSVLGGMVTGTFLAIFFIPLFYIVVHRIFERKNRGQPETTEQSDVHPKNGL